A portion of the Misgurnus anguillicaudatus chromosome 16, ASM2758022v2, whole genome shotgun sequence genome contains these proteins:
- the septin8b gene encoding septin-8-B isoform X1, which translates to MAATDVTIYPCEEEMRSLSLSGHVGFDSLPDQLVSKSVSQGFSFNILCVGETGIGKSTLMNALFNTTFENEEISHFQNGVYLRPRTYNLQESNVDLKLTVVDTVGFGDQVNKDESHEPVVDYIDAQFERFLEEELKIKRSLHDYQDSRIHICLYFIAPTGHSLKSLDLVTMKKLDSKVNIIPIIAKADTMSKSELQKFKIKIMSELVSNGVQIYQFPTDDEAVAEINSSMNAHLPFAVVGSSEEVKIGNKMVRGRQYPWGVVQVENESHCDFVKLREMLIRVNMLDLRDQTHARHYELYRRCKLEEMGFKDPDSDSFSLQETYVAKRREFIGELQLKEEEMRQMFVNKVKETEAELKEKERELHERFEMLKRSHQEEKRNLEEKRRDLEEEINVFNRRKIAAETLQSGFSATVKKDKDKKT; encoded by the exons TGTGAGGAGGAGAtgaggtctctctctctcagcggTCATGTTGGTTTTGACAGTTTACCTGATCAGCTGGTGAGTAAATCAGTGAGTCAAGGATTCAGCTTCAACATTCTCTGCGTAG GTGAAACCGGGATTGGCAAATCAACCCTAATGAACGCGCTGTTTAACACCACATTTGAGAATGAAGAGATCAGCCACTTTCAGAACGGGGTGTATCTGCGTCCCAGAACTTATAACCTACAGGAAAGTAATGTGGATTTAAAACTGACCGTTGTGGACACTGTGGGATTTGGGGACCAGGTTAATAAAGACGAAAG TCATGAACCCGTGGTGGACTACATCGATGCCCAGTTTGAACGTTTCCTAGAGGAAGAGCTTAAAATCAAACGCTCTCTTCACGACTATCAAGATTCACGCATCCACATCTGCCTTTACTTCATTGCTCCCACCGGTCACTCGTTGAAATCTCTGGATTTAGTCACTATGAAGAAACTAGACAGCAAG GTCAACATTATCCCCATCATTGCAAAGGCAGACACGATGTCTAAGAGTGAGCTTCAGAAGTTTAAGATCAAGATCATGAGTGAACTGGTCAGCAATGGTGTTCAGATCTATCAGTTCCCAACAGATGACGAAGCTGTGGCAGAAATCAACTCCTCCATGAAC GCACATCTGCCGTTCGCTGTGGTTGGAAGCAGTGAAGAGGTTAAAATTGGGAACAAAATGGTGCGAGGCAGACAGTACCCGTGGGGTGTTGTACAGG TGGAGAACGAGAGTCACTGTGACTTTGTGAAGCTCAGAGAGATGTTAATTCGTGTCAACATGTTGGACCTAAGAGATCAGACCCACGCCAGACACTATGAGCTCTACCGTCGCTGTAAACTGGAGGAGATGGGCTTTAAAGACCCTGACAGCGACTCCTTCAG TCTTCAGGAGACGTACGTGGCCAAGAGGAGAGAATTTATTGGGGAACTTCAATTGAAAGAGGAGGAGATGAGACAGATGTTTGTAAATAAAGTAAAGGAGACGGAGGCAGAGCTGAAGGAGAAGGAGAGAGAG CTGCACGAAAGGTTTGAGATGTTAAAGCGCAGTCATCAGGAGGAGAAGAGAAACCTGGAGGAGAAGCGCAGAGATTTAGAAGAAGAGATAAACGTCTTCAACCGGAGAAAAATAGCTGCTGAAACCCTACAGTCAGGTTTCTCTGCAACCGTCAAAAAAGACAAAGACAAGAAAACTTAA
- the septin8b gene encoding septin-8-B isoform X4, translated as MNALFNTTFENEEISHFQNGVYLRPRTYNLQESNVDLKLTVVDTVGFGDQVNKDESHEPVVDYIDAQFERFLEEELKIKRSLHDYQDSRIHICLYFIAPTGHSLKSLDLVTMKKLDSKVNIIPIIAKADTMSKSELQKFKIKIMSELVSNGVQIYQFPTDDEAVAEINSSMNAHLPFAVVGSSEEVKIGNKMVRGRQYPWGVVQVENESHCDFVKLREMLIRVNMLDLRDQTHARHYELYRRCKLEEMGFKDPDSDSFSLQETYVAKRREFIGELQLKEEEMRQMFVNKVKETEAELKEKERELHERFEMLKRSHQEEKRNLEEKRRDLEEEINVFNRRKIAAETLQSGFSATVKKDKDKKT; from the exons ATGAACGCGCTGTTTAACACCACATTTGAGAATGAAGAGATCAGCCACTTTCAGAACGGGGTGTATCTGCGTCCCAGAACTTATAACCTACAGGAAAGTAATGTGGATTTAAAACTGACCGTTGTGGACACTGTGGGATTTGGGGACCAGGTTAATAAAGACGAAAG TCATGAACCCGTGGTGGACTACATCGATGCCCAGTTTGAACGTTTCCTAGAGGAAGAGCTTAAAATCAAACGCTCTCTTCACGACTATCAAGATTCACGCATCCACATCTGCCTTTACTTCATTGCTCCCACCGGTCACTCGTTGAAATCTCTGGATTTAGTCACTATGAAGAAACTAGACAGCAAG GTCAACATTATCCCCATCATTGCAAAGGCAGACACGATGTCTAAGAGTGAGCTTCAGAAGTTTAAGATCAAGATCATGAGTGAACTGGTCAGCAATGGTGTTCAGATCTATCAGTTCCCAACAGATGACGAAGCTGTGGCAGAAATCAACTCCTCCATGAAC GCACATCTGCCGTTCGCTGTGGTTGGAAGCAGTGAAGAGGTTAAAATTGGGAACAAAATGGTGCGAGGCAGACAGTACCCGTGGGGTGTTGTACAGG TGGAGAACGAGAGTCACTGTGACTTTGTGAAGCTCAGAGAGATGTTAATTCGTGTCAACATGTTGGACCTAAGAGATCAGACCCACGCCAGACACTATGAGCTCTACCGTCGCTGTAAACTGGAGGAGATGGGCTTTAAAGACCCTGACAGCGACTCCTTCAG TCTTCAGGAGACGTACGTGGCCAAGAGGAGAGAATTTATTGGGGAACTTCAATTGAAAGAGGAGGAGATGAGACAGATGTTTGTAAATAAAGTAAAGGAGACGGAGGCAGAGCTGAAGGAGAAGGAGAGAGAG CTGCACGAAAGGTTTGAGATGTTAAAGCGCAGTCATCAGGAGGAGAAGAGAAACCTGGAGGAGAAGCGCAGAGATTTAGAAGAAGAGATAAACGTCTTCAACCGGAGAAAAATAGCTGCTGAAACCCTACAGTCAGGTTTCTCTGCAACCGTCAAAAAAGACAAAGACAAGAAAACTTAA
- the septin8b gene encoding septin-8-B isoform X2, producing MTLAVLMFQCEEEMRSLSLSGHVGFDSLPDQLVSKSVSQGFSFNILCVGETGIGKSTLMNALFNTTFENEEISHFQNGVYLRPRTYNLQESNVDLKLTVVDTVGFGDQVNKDESHEPVVDYIDAQFERFLEEELKIKRSLHDYQDSRIHICLYFIAPTGHSLKSLDLVTMKKLDSKVNIIPIIAKADTMSKSELQKFKIKIMSELVSNGVQIYQFPTDDEAVAEINSSMNAHLPFAVVGSSEEVKIGNKMVRGRQYPWGVVQVENESHCDFVKLREMLIRVNMLDLRDQTHARHYELYRRCKLEEMGFKDPDSDSFSLQETYVAKRREFIGELQLKEEEMRQMFVNKVKETEAELKEKERELHERFEMLKRSHQEEKRNLEEKRRDLEEEINVFNRRKIAAETLQSGFSATVKKDKDKKT from the exons ATGACATTGGCTGTATTGATGTTTCAGTGTGAGGAGGAGAtgaggtctctctctctcagcggTCATGTTGGTTTTGACAGTTTACCTGATCAGCTGGTGAGTAAATCAGTGAGTCAAGGATTCAGCTTCAACATTCTCTGCGTAG GTGAAACCGGGATTGGCAAATCAACCCTAATGAACGCGCTGTTTAACACCACATTTGAGAATGAAGAGATCAGCCACTTTCAGAACGGGGTGTATCTGCGTCCCAGAACTTATAACCTACAGGAAAGTAATGTGGATTTAAAACTGACCGTTGTGGACACTGTGGGATTTGGGGACCAGGTTAATAAAGACGAAAG TCATGAACCCGTGGTGGACTACATCGATGCCCAGTTTGAACGTTTCCTAGAGGAAGAGCTTAAAATCAAACGCTCTCTTCACGACTATCAAGATTCACGCATCCACATCTGCCTTTACTTCATTGCTCCCACCGGTCACTCGTTGAAATCTCTGGATTTAGTCACTATGAAGAAACTAGACAGCAAG GTCAACATTATCCCCATCATTGCAAAGGCAGACACGATGTCTAAGAGTGAGCTTCAGAAGTTTAAGATCAAGATCATGAGTGAACTGGTCAGCAATGGTGTTCAGATCTATCAGTTCCCAACAGATGACGAAGCTGTGGCAGAAATCAACTCCTCCATGAAC GCACATCTGCCGTTCGCTGTGGTTGGAAGCAGTGAAGAGGTTAAAATTGGGAACAAAATGGTGCGAGGCAGACAGTACCCGTGGGGTGTTGTACAGG TGGAGAACGAGAGTCACTGTGACTTTGTGAAGCTCAGAGAGATGTTAATTCGTGTCAACATGTTGGACCTAAGAGATCAGACCCACGCCAGACACTATGAGCTCTACCGTCGCTGTAAACTGGAGGAGATGGGCTTTAAAGACCCTGACAGCGACTCCTTCAG TCTTCAGGAGACGTACGTGGCCAAGAGGAGAGAATTTATTGGGGAACTTCAATTGAAAGAGGAGGAGATGAGACAGATGTTTGTAAATAAAGTAAAGGAGACGGAGGCAGAGCTGAAGGAGAAGGAGAGAGAG CTGCACGAAAGGTTTGAGATGTTAAAGCGCAGTCATCAGGAGGAGAAGAGAAACCTGGAGGAGAAGCGCAGAGATTTAGAAGAAGAGATAAACGTCTTCAACCGGAGAAAAATAGCTGCTGAAACCCTACAGTCAGGTTTCTCTGCAACCGTCAAAAAAGACAAAGACAAGAAAACTTAA
- the septin8b gene encoding septin-8-B isoform X3 has protein sequence MRSLSLSGHVGFDSLPDQLVSKSVSQGFSFNILCVGETGIGKSTLMNALFNTTFENEEISHFQNGVYLRPRTYNLQESNVDLKLTVVDTVGFGDQVNKDESHEPVVDYIDAQFERFLEEELKIKRSLHDYQDSRIHICLYFIAPTGHSLKSLDLVTMKKLDSKVNIIPIIAKADTMSKSELQKFKIKIMSELVSNGVQIYQFPTDDEAVAEINSSMNAHLPFAVVGSSEEVKIGNKMVRGRQYPWGVVQVENESHCDFVKLREMLIRVNMLDLRDQTHARHYELYRRCKLEEMGFKDPDSDSFSLQETYVAKRREFIGELQLKEEEMRQMFVNKVKETEAELKEKERELHERFEMLKRSHQEEKRNLEEKRRDLEEEINVFNRRKIAAETLQSGFSATVKKDKDKKT, from the exons AtgaggtctctctctctcagcggTCATGTTGGTTTTGACAGTTTACCTGATCAGCTGGTGAGTAAATCAGTGAGTCAAGGATTCAGCTTCAACATTCTCTGCGTAG GTGAAACCGGGATTGGCAAATCAACCCTAATGAACGCGCTGTTTAACACCACATTTGAGAATGAAGAGATCAGCCACTTTCAGAACGGGGTGTATCTGCGTCCCAGAACTTATAACCTACAGGAAAGTAATGTGGATTTAAAACTGACCGTTGTGGACACTGTGGGATTTGGGGACCAGGTTAATAAAGACGAAAG TCATGAACCCGTGGTGGACTACATCGATGCCCAGTTTGAACGTTTCCTAGAGGAAGAGCTTAAAATCAAACGCTCTCTTCACGACTATCAAGATTCACGCATCCACATCTGCCTTTACTTCATTGCTCCCACCGGTCACTCGTTGAAATCTCTGGATTTAGTCACTATGAAGAAACTAGACAGCAAG GTCAACATTATCCCCATCATTGCAAAGGCAGACACGATGTCTAAGAGTGAGCTTCAGAAGTTTAAGATCAAGATCATGAGTGAACTGGTCAGCAATGGTGTTCAGATCTATCAGTTCCCAACAGATGACGAAGCTGTGGCAGAAATCAACTCCTCCATGAAC GCACATCTGCCGTTCGCTGTGGTTGGAAGCAGTGAAGAGGTTAAAATTGGGAACAAAATGGTGCGAGGCAGACAGTACCCGTGGGGTGTTGTACAGG TGGAGAACGAGAGTCACTGTGACTTTGTGAAGCTCAGAGAGATGTTAATTCGTGTCAACATGTTGGACCTAAGAGATCAGACCCACGCCAGACACTATGAGCTCTACCGTCGCTGTAAACTGGAGGAGATGGGCTTTAAAGACCCTGACAGCGACTCCTTCAG TCTTCAGGAGACGTACGTGGCCAAGAGGAGAGAATTTATTGGGGAACTTCAATTGAAAGAGGAGGAGATGAGACAGATGTTTGTAAATAAAGTAAAGGAGACGGAGGCAGAGCTGAAGGAGAAGGAGAGAGAG CTGCACGAAAGGTTTGAGATGTTAAAGCGCAGTCATCAGGAGGAGAAGAGAAACCTGGAGGAGAAGCGCAGAGATTTAGAAGAAGAGATAAACGTCTTCAACCGGAGAAAAATAGCTGCTGAAACCCTACAGTCAGGTTTCTCTGCAACCGTCAAAAAAGACAAAGACAAGAAAACTTAA